The Phyllopteryx taeniolatus isolate TA_2022b chromosome 9, UOR_Ptae_1.2, whole genome shotgun sequence genome contains a region encoding:
- the isl1a gene encoding insulin gene enhancer protein isl-1 isoform X1 — MGDMGDPPKKKRLVSLCVGCGNQIHDQYILRVSPDLEWHAACLKCAECSQYLDESCTCFVRDGKTYCKRDYIRLYGIKCAKCNIGFSKNDFVMRARSKVYHIECFRCVACSRQLIPGDEFALRDDGLFCRADHDVVERATLGHGNPLSPLHPARPLQMAAEPICARQSALRPHIHKQPEKTTRVRTVLNEKQLHTLRTCYNANPRPDALMKEQLVEMTGLSPRVIRVWFQNKRCKDKKRSILMKQLQQQQPNDKTNIQGMTGTPMVAASPERHDGGIQANPVEVQSYQPPWKVLSDFALQSDIDQPAFQQLVSFSEGGPGSNSTGSEAASMSSQLPDTPNSMVSSPIEA, encoded by the exons ATGGGAGACATGGGGGATCCACCGAAAA AAAAACGGCTGGTGTCTCTGTGCGTGGGCTGCGGGAACCAGATCCACGACCAGTACATCCTGCGGGTCTCCCCAGATCTGGAGTGGCACGCCGCCTGTCTCAAATGCGCCGAGTGCAGTCAGTACCTGGACGAGTCCTGCACGTGCTTTGTCAGGGACGGAAAGACATACTGTAAACGGGACTACATCAG GTTATACGGGATTAAATGCGCTAAGTGCAACATCGGTTTCAGCAAGAACGACTTTGTAATGAGGGCCCGATCCAAAGTCTACCACATCGAATGTTTCCGCTGTGTGGCCTGCAGCAGACAGCTCATCCCGGGGGACGAGTTCGCTCTGCGCGATGACGGCCTCTTCTGCCGGGCCGACCACGACGTGGTGGAGCGGGCCACTCTGGGACACGGAAACCCGCTCAGTCCGCTACACCCCGCCAGACCTCTGCAAATGGCAG CAGAACCCATCTGCGCCCGACAGTCTGCGCTTCGGCCTCACATCCACAAACAGCCAGAGAAGACGACTCGGGTCCGGACAGTACTCAACGAGAAGCAGCTGCACACTTTGCGAACTTGCTACAACGCCAACCCGAGGCCCGATGCTCTGATGAAAGAGCAGCTGGTGGAGATGACTGGCTTGAGCCCGCGCGTGATCCGAGTCTGGTTCCAGAACAAGCGGTGCAAAGACAAGAAGAGGAGCATTCTGATGAAGCAACTGCAGCAACAGCAGCCAAACGACAAGACG AACATCCAGGGAATGACAGGCACGCCGATGGTGGCGGCCAGTCCGGAGCGGCACGACGGCGGCATCCAGGCCAACCCCGTGGAAGTGCAGAGCTACCAGCCGCCCTGGAAGGTCCTCAGTGACTTTGCTCTCCAGAGCGACATCGACCAGCCCGCGTTTCAGCAACTG GTTAGTTTTTCGGAGGGTGGACCGGGTTCGAACTCTACTGGCAGCGAGGCGGCGTCCATGTCATCTCAGCTTCCGGACACACCGAACAGCATGGTGTCAAGTCCCATTGAGGCCTGA
- the isl1a gene encoding insulin gene enhancer protein isl-1 isoform X3, whose translation MGDMGDPPKKKRLVSLCVGCGNQIHDQYILRVSPDLEWHAACLKCAECSQYLDESCTCFVRDGKTYCKRDYISRQLIPGDEFALRDDGLFCRADHDVVERATLGHGNPLSPLHPARPLQMAAEPICARQSALRPHIHKQPEKTTRVRTVLNEKQLHTLRTCYNANPRPDALMKEQLVEMTGLSPRVIRVWFQNKRCKDKKRSILMKQLQQQQPNDKTNIQGMTGTPMVAASPERHDGGIQANPVEVQSYQPPWKVLSDFALQSDIDQPAFQQLVSFSEGGPGSNSTGSEAASMSSQLPDTPNSMVSSPIEA comes from the exons ATGGGAGACATGGGGGATCCACCGAAAA AAAAACGGCTGGTGTCTCTGTGCGTGGGCTGCGGGAACCAGATCCACGACCAGTACATCCTGCGGGTCTCCCCAGATCTGGAGTGGCACGCCGCCTGTCTCAAATGCGCCGAGTGCAGTCAGTACCTGGACGAGTCCTGCACGTGCTTTGTCAGGGACGGAAAGACATACTGTAAACGGGACTACATCAG CAGACAGCTCATCCCGGGGGACGAGTTCGCTCTGCGCGATGACGGCCTCTTCTGCCGGGCCGACCACGACGTGGTGGAGCGGGCCACTCTGGGACACGGAAACCCGCTCAGTCCGCTACACCCCGCCAGACCTCTGCAAATGGCAG CAGAACCCATCTGCGCCCGACAGTCTGCGCTTCGGCCTCACATCCACAAACAGCCAGAGAAGACGACTCGGGTCCGGACAGTACTCAACGAGAAGCAGCTGCACACTTTGCGAACTTGCTACAACGCCAACCCGAGGCCCGATGCTCTGATGAAAGAGCAGCTGGTGGAGATGACTGGCTTGAGCCCGCGCGTGATCCGAGTCTGGTTCCAGAACAAGCGGTGCAAAGACAAGAAGAGGAGCATTCTGATGAAGCAACTGCAGCAACAGCAGCCAAACGACAAGACG AACATCCAGGGAATGACAGGCACGCCGATGGTGGCGGCCAGTCCGGAGCGGCACGACGGCGGCATCCAGGCCAACCCCGTGGAAGTGCAGAGCTACCAGCCGCCCTGGAAGGTCCTCAGTGACTTTGCTCTCCAGAGCGACATCGACCAGCCCGCGTTTCAGCAACTG GTTAGTTTTTCGGAGGGTGGACCGGGTTCGAACTCTACTGGCAGCGAGGCGGCGTCCATGTCATCTCAGCTTCCGGACACACCGAACAGCATGGTGTCAAGTCCCATTGAGGCCTGA
- the isl1a gene encoding insulin gene enhancer protein isl-1 isoform X2: MGDMGDPPKKKRLVSLCVGCGNQIHDQYILRVSPDLEWHAACLKCAECSQYLDESCTCFVRDGKTYCKRDYIRLYGIKCAKCNIGFSKNDFVMRARSKVYHIECFRCVACSRQLIPGDEFALRDDGLFCRADHDVVERATLGHGNPLSPLHPARPLQMAEPICARQSALRPHIHKQPEKTTRVRTVLNEKQLHTLRTCYNANPRPDALMKEQLVEMTGLSPRVIRVWFQNKRCKDKKRSILMKQLQQQQPNDKTNIQGMTGTPMVAASPERHDGGIQANPVEVQSYQPPWKVLSDFALQSDIDQPAFQQLVSFSEGGPGSNSTGSEAASMSSQLPDTPNSMVSSPIEA; this comes from the exons ATGGGAGACATGGGGGATCCACCGAAAA AAAAACGGCTGGTGTCTCTGTGCGTGGGCTGCGGGAACCAGATCCACGACCAGTACATCCTGCGGGTCTCCCCAGATCTGGAGTGGCACGCCGCCTGTCTCAAATGCGCCGAGTGCAGTCAGTACCTGGACGAGTCCTGCACGTGCTTTGTCAGGGACGGAAAGACATACTGTAAACGGGACTACATCAG GTTATACGGGATTAAATGCGCTAAGTGCAACATCGGTTTCAGCAAGAACGACTTTGTAATGAGGGCCCGATCCAAAGTCTACCACATCGAATGTTTCCGCTGTGTGGCCTGCAGCAGACAGCTCATCCCGGGGGACGAGTTCGCTCTGCGCGATGACGGCCTCTTCTGCCGGGCCGACCACGACGTGGTGGAGCGGGCCACTCTGGGACACGGAAACCCGCTCAGTCCGCTACACCCCGCCAGACCTCTGCAAATGGCAG AACCCATCTGCGCCCGACAGTCTGCGCTTCGGCCTCACATCCACAAACAGCCAGAGAAGACGACTCGGGTCCGGACAGTACTCAACGAGAAGCAGCTGCACACTTTGCGAACTTGCTACAACGCCAACCCGAGGCCCGATGCTCTGATGAAAGAGCAGCTGGTGGAGATGACTGGCTTGAGCCCGCGCGTGATCCGAGTCTGGTTCCAGAACAAGCGGTGCAAAGACAAGAAGAGGAGCATTCTGATGAAGCAACTGCAGCAACAGCAGCCAAACGACAAGACG AACATCCAGGGAATGACAGGCACGCCGATGGTGGCGGCCAGTCCGGAGCGGCACGACGGCGGCATCCAGGCCAACCCCGTGGAAGTGCAGAGCTACCAGCCGCCCTGGAAGGTCCTCAGTGACTTTGCTCTCCAGAGCGACATCGACCAGCCCGCGTTTCAGCAACTG GTTAGTTTTTCGGAGGGTGGACCGGGTTCGAACTCTACTGGCAGCGAGGCGGCGTCCATGTCATCTCAGCTTCCGGACACACCGAACAGCATGGTGTCAAGTCCCATTGAGGCCTGA